The DNA region GGTCATCGGGGGGGCGGGGACCCTGGTCAAGCTGACCGGCGCCCTCCCACTGGTGGGATGGGCCTGGGCGGCCCGGGGTCGGCGCCGGGGTGGCCTGGTGGCCGCTGCCGCCATCCTGGTGGCCGCCGGGTACGCCATCGTCGGCCTCCACGCCTTCAACCAGGCCCGCCGGGCGTCCAGCCTGGTCTCGGTCGGCACGCCCTGGCGGCCGCTGCGTTCACTCCTGCAGCACACCGTGGGCCACCCGGCGGCTACCGCCACCGTGGCCGTGGGGTCCGCCGCCCTGATGGTGTGGCTGGCCGTGCGGCTCGCCCGGGACCTGCCGCCCGCCGCCTCCGAGACCACGCAGACCACGCAGACCACGGAGGCCGCCCGGGCAGCCCTCGTGCTCACCCTGGCCTGGACCCTGGGCGCCGCCTACGTCCTCGGCTGGTACGACGCCGTGCCCTGGGCCCTCCTCGCCCTCCTGCCGGTGTCCCGCTACCACCGCATCCTGCTGGCCCACAGTGGCATCCTGGCGCTCGCCTATCTGCCCGGGCGGGTGGTCCCGCTGCCCGCCGGTCTGGCCGGGATCACCACCGCCCTACGCAGCGCCGCCAGCCCGGCGGTCCTCGCCTTGCTGATCATCGTGTGCCTGGTCCCGTCTCGGCTGATCCCCACAGAGGATTCACAGTTGCCCGCCGCACACTGAGGGCACGCACAACGGAACCCAAGCAGGGCACCATCGTTTCGGAGATCGAGAGCCTCGGAGGTCGAGAGCAATGGATCGAGAGCCATGAAGAACACCGTGAAGACCTACGTCCTGCTCGCCGCGATGGGCGGGCTGATCGTGCTGATCGCGTCGCTGATCGGCGGCAGCGCCGGGGCGAGCGTCGGCCTCCTGCTCGCCATCGCCTTCACCGGCGGCTCCTACTGGTTCTCCGACCGGATCGCCATCCGGGCGGCCCACGCCATCCCGGTCACCGAGGAGCAGATGCCCGAATACTACCGGGTGGTCCGGGAACTGACCCAGCGGGCCGGCCTGCCGATGCCCCGCCTCTACGTCTCGCCCTCCCCGCAGCCCAACGCCTTCGCCACCGGGCGCAACCCGAGCCACGCCGCGGTCGCCGTCACCCAGGGCATCCTCCAGGCACTCACCTGGGACGAGCTGCGGGGTGTGCTGGCGCACGAGATCAGCCACGTCGGCAACCGCGACATCCTCATCGGCTCGGTGGCGGCCGCCGCCGCCATGGGCATCCTGTGGGTCACCCGCATCGGCTTTCTCTTCGGCGGCGGGCGGCGCAACAACGCCCTGAGCATGCTGGCGATGTTCCTGCTGGCCCCGGTCGCCGCCTTCCTGCTCCAGCTGGCGCTCACCCGCAGCCGGGAGTACGAGGCCGACCGCTCCGGGGCACGGCTCATCGGCGACGGCGAGGCCCTCGCCTCGGCCCTGGCCAAGATCGAGCACGGCGTGCGGGCGGTGCCGATGAACGTGCCGCCGGCCGCCGCCCAGGCCTTCATCGTCAACCCGCTGACCGGGCGCAAGATGGCCTTCGGCAACCTGTTCCGCACCCACCCGGCCACCGCCGACCGCATCGCCCGGCTGCGCTCCGGGCAGTGGGCGAGGTAGCCCCCCCATTCTTGTGAGCATGAACCACCATATAGGTGGTTCAGCGTCACAGAAAACTCCGGAAGTGGTGCTGGCTCACGCGCGCGCCGCAACTCGGCCGGGGGCCATTACACCCGGGCGGTTCCACAGGGAGGTCACAGGGAATGCTGACGGTGACCTCAGGCCGCCCTGCGACGATGTCGCGGTGGCATTAGAAGAGGTGCCAGCAGAACACCACCCCACCCAGGAGGGATCCAGGCCGTGACCGGAGCGTGGATGCGGCAGCACCGCTGGCTGCCCTACCTCGGCGGCGGTCTCGCCGGGCTGGTGATCGCCGCGACCGTGCTGTGGAGCGGCGCCCTCACCCACGCCACCGTCGTCACCACAGGTGCGCAGCCCGCGGGCGCCGGTGCCCTCCCCGTGCAGAACGCCACCCCGACGGCCACCCCGGGCCCGGCGGGCGCCATCAATCCCCCCTCGGGCACCGCCCCCAAGCTGGACATCCGCTCGGTGCTCCGGGCCGTCGAGCCCGGCGTCGTGTTCATCACCGACTTCGCCCCGGCCCCGGGCGGGGGCGGGACGACCGCGGTCGGGCAGGGCACCGGCATGGTGCTCACCGCCTCGGGGCTCGTGCTCACCAACGCCCACGTGGTGGCGGCAGCCAGCAGCATCACGGTCCAGCCCGTGGGCCAGACCGACGTCTACCCCGCCAAGGTGGTGGCCTCGGACCCCATCGATGACGTCGCCGTCGTCCAGATCCAGAACCCCGGCACCCTCACCCCCGTCCCGCTCGGGAAGTCCGCCGACGTCCTCGTGGGCGACCCCGTGGTGGCCATCGGCAACGCCCTCGGCCTCAGCCCCGGTGGCCCGAGCGTCACCACGGGCATCATCTCGGCCCTCCACCGCACCCTCACCACCGATAACGGCACCGGGGGCCGGGAGACGCTGACCAACCTCATCCAGACCGACGCCGCCATCAACCCGGGGAACTCGGGCGGCCCGTT from Actinomycetota bacterium includes:
- a CDS encoding zinc metalloprotease HtpX codes for the protein MKNTVKTYVLLAAMGGLIVLIASLIGGSAGASVGLLLAIAFTGGSYWFSDRIAIRAAHAIPVTEEQMPEYYRVVRELTQRAGLPMPRLYVSPSPQPNAFATGRNPSHAAVAVTQGILQALTWDELRGVLAHEISHVGNRDILIGSVAAAAAMGILWVTRIGFLFGGGRRNNALSMLAMFLLAPVAAFLLQLALTRSREYEADRSGARLIGDGEALASALAKIEHGVRAVPMNVPPAAAQAFIVNPLTGRKMAFGNLFRTHPATADRIARLRSGQWAR
- a CDS encoding trypsin-like peptidase domain-containing protein encodes the protein MTGAWMRQHRWLPYLGGGLAGLVIAATVLWSGALTHATVVTTGAQPAGAGALPVQNATPTATPGPAGAINPPSGTAPKLDIRSVLRAVEPGVVFITDFAPAPGGGGTTAVGQGTGMVLTASGLVLTNAHVVAAASSITVQPVGQTDVYPAKVVASDPIDDVAVVQIQNPGTLTPVPLGKSADVLVGDPVVAIGNALGLSPGGPSVTTGIISALHRTLTTDNGTGGRETLTNLIQTDAAINPGNSGGPLVDADGQVIGMNTAVSTDGQNVAFVIPIDRITPLLPSLEKGTVPASIQGFLGVNLQDAPNNGGAVVQTVNANSPGAAAGLHAGDVITAINGTKVAGATDAQGDIQQFNSGTQLTLTVMRNGASQTLTATLGSRPASS